The nucleotide window CCTTCCCGATAGGCAGCGATCGCACTATCGTTGCCGACAATGGCGCGCAAATCGTTGAGGTTGCCTGCTTCGTGGGCCACTGAGATCAACCTCCAATCGCGGTATCCAAGGGGAATTGTGACTCCGAAGACCGGGGCAGCCTTCTTCTCGGCGTATCCGGATGCGTGGACCGTGAAGGCTGCAACGCCGGACACCGCTGCAACTGCAACCGGCAGGAAAGCGATCCATTTCATACGATGTCTCCTTCCACTATGCGTAATCGTCCGAGAGCTCCCGCCGGCTACCATTTGCCAACGTGCGCACCGCCATCCACGTGAAGCACAACCCCGGTCACTTGACCGGCCTCGCTCAGGTATACGACCGCATCTACGACGTCTTTAACATCGGAGATCTGTCCCATCGGTTGCAGCGTTTTGAGAAAATCCTTCGGGTCATCCTTATGCATAGGCGTATCGACAACGCCCGGCGCAACGGCGTTCACGCGTATAGCCTGTTTCGCGTATTCCATTGCCAGGCTCCGCGTGACAGCCTCGAGCCCCCCTTTCGTAATCATTGGGACCGATGCGTGTATGCCGGCGATCGGGTGGTTCACCATCGTCGATGTGATATTAACGATGCTTCCGCCGGTTCCCTGTGCCACCATCTGCTTGATCGAGAGCTGGCTGATGAAGAGAAAACTTTCGATGTTGACGGAGACGAGAGACCGCAGATCCTCTACGGTGTAATCCGTGAAGCGCTTCGAGAAAAAAATACCGGCATTGTTAATGAGCGCGTCGATTGATCCGAATTTGCTCGTGGCGGCTTCGGCGATCTTCGCCGCAGTTGCTGCCTCTGCGATATTGCCATCGACCAGCGCGAGTCTATCTGACTCCTTGAAGGCACCCGACCGGGAGATGTTCCGCGAATTAGCCACCACGTTATAACCTCGCTCCATAAATGCCTTCACAAGGCCTGCTCCGATACCTTGCGATCCGCCGGTCACGATTGCTGTTTTCCCTGTATCTGCCATTTCCGACTCCATTATGTGAGCCATGCAATCCAGCTGAACCTATAACGTGCTTCGATTTAGCGCTCAGCTTCATTGTCCCTCCCATTTCACTGCTGGTCAAAATTATAAAGGTGACATTGCCGTCATGAAAACATGTCAGTCGTAGTATTTTCGAGGCAACACGCAGCAATTGAAAATTGGTATGATCGGCAGGAGGAGACTTTATAGGAATATTTCGATGGCTGGGAGCAGGGTTGTCCATTCCGGTACTTTGGGGGTTTTACGTGGTACGGTAAAAAAATAGCCCGGTCGCATGCGAAGGCCGGGGCTATTTAGTTTAACTGCTTCATTCTGTCCGTTTATAACCCCTTACACCTCCTGAAACTGAATAAGGCTGATCCTTCCTTACCGACACTAAAATCAGCGGACCGAGTATTGTTTGACAATGCCATCAGGAACATGACATCAATGGACAGAAGATGCCGCTTTGTTGGTGCTGCTGATTGCCGTCATGGGTCGGTTGCAGAGTTTGTACGAGCCCCCAGGGGGCTTCAATCCAAAGGTATTCTCAGCGACAGAATGAAAAGGTGTGCATAAAGGGCGGAAGATTGCGGAAGGCGTCCCCAAGGCAACCTTGCGCGGGAATATAAGAGACCCGCGACAGGATTAACAAATACTAGGAAACAAGGAGTTACAGATGAAAGTCACAGAGAAGTCTCTGAAGCTTCGATGCACTGAATTGAACTTGGGGGTTCTGAAGGATACCACCTTCGGTATCCGTTTTGATCGGACCTCGAAGGGATACATGGTCGAATTGCAATATCGCGACGGCACCCCATCCAAGGTCCTGATCCAGGAGGCCAGCGCATCGGAAGCAGCAGCAGCTGTCGAGGGGGCCGCTCTTGGTGCGGCGGCTGTGAAAGATGCCGGGACCGGCAAACCTGAATTTGTAACCCGCGAGACGTTTGTACGGCAGGGTGGCGAGCGCTGCCCGAAATGTCAGTCCAAGGACATCAACCTTGGGCACCTGGTGACCGGCAAAGGAAGTATTACGCAGCTTTGCTCATGCGTACGGTGCAGCTTGGTCTGGAACAGCATCTTCCGGTTGGATGACTATGATTGTGGCGCTGCGGTACAATGATCTCAAATGTCGAGGAGGGGGCCTGACAGCCCCCTGTTTTTTTAGATCCCGTTGCGCAGATACGTTCTCGTGGCCCTGGATAAAGGCATGTCACGGTTGATCAATCCAATGGTCAAGCTGTAATCTCTGTTCGCATGAACAGGTTGAGCAGGAGTTAACCACGCTGGTATTCCTTTTAGTATCTTGCTTTGAGAGACCTTGCGGGCCAGCAGTTTTACGGTTGGTTCGAACTCGACCCACAATCCGAACATCACAATCACCAATCCACACACCGTTATCGGTTCCATATCCATCCTCCTGAACTCGTTCGTTTCATCAAAAAATCCACCGATCTCATAATTGCCGGTAAACGCCGATGACCTTGCCGACGATGTTTACTTCGCCGTCTTCCGGGCGAACGACGATCGGCTCCATGTCCGGGTTTTCCGGCTGCAGCCGTATGTACCCGTCTTCACGAAAAAATCGTTTCACGGTAGCTTCGCCATCGACCATGGCAACCACGATCTCACGGTTGTCGGCATTTTGCTGCGGACGCACCAGGACCAAGTCCCCCTCGAAGATGCCGGCCGAGATCATGGAATCGCCACGGACCCTCAGAAAGAAACACCCGTCCCCCTTCACTGCCACCTGATCAACGGAAAAGTACCCCTGAATATCCTCGATAGCGGTGGAGAGCTGACCGGCACGTACGGTGCCCACAACCGGCAGAGAGATGTTTCGGCTCTGATGCGTTGTCAGGGTAATCCCCCGGTTCACGCTTTCCCGCCTGATGTAGCCCTTACGCTCCAATGCATCCAGATGCCTCATGACGGGCAATGTCCCTGAAACATTCAGATGCTTGGCAATATCCCTTTGGCTGGGCGGGAAGCCCTTGTTGTCGGAATACGAAATGATGAATTGGAGCACCTGGCGTTGACGCTGGGTAATTTCTTTTTGGGCCTGACAAGCATAGGTAGTCATATGACTACGTATACCTGATTTGATGAGCGCCGTCAAGGAATTAGATGTGATTCCAGCCTTGTCGGCTCCACTGGTACGGATCGCTGACGGGACTTTTCCGGCGCCCGGGAACTGCCTCCGCCGTCACCCCTTCCATCAGATCGCCGTTGTTTGCCGCCGGCCACAAGCCAAACCGGAAGAATGAGGATCGAAAGGGGGGTAAGCAGGAGTTTCTGCCAGATGAGAGGAGATGTACTCTTGTGAAGAGGGGAATGACCAGGGAGTGGGAAGCATGAACATCGGCAGCAGGTTCGATGTCCTCGTCATCCCGACCACCCTTGCCCGGATGCCGCTTTTTAATGCAGGTGCTTCGACTTTGGACAATCGCTATATTTTTAAGTATACAACGACATGCATAAGTTAATGAAATTGCATATGTGACCCACTTTGGCATGCGTTATGTATTTAAATATATAACCATGCTTTGAAATGCAGACAATGACGTCATCGGCGCTGAGATTGCGCAATGAAAGCCGGCAGCGCCGCCTTCCTTTTACTCCCCATCAAAGAAGCTGGACATCCGGATCGAGCCGCGGGACCGCGAAGGTACCCGCCGGACCACAGGCAGGCTTTGAAGCACCTCAGCCTGGTCTGAGAATCATCGACAACCAGATGCCGTCATACCCGCCCCGCCGGGACCCGCCAATGGAGCTCATGTCGACAGGGAAACCGGTGCCGGAATGGCGGTTGATAGCCGAGAAAGCTCGACGGCGCAGCGTGACAGACTATACCTACAGGAGGAAAAAGGCCATGTGCACCGGCAAACAGGGGGAAGCACCGCGTCAGACATGCCGCGGTGCCTGCGCGGGTCCCGGACGGGAACCGCTGCGAGACGAGGAACTTCGCAGACAGCAGGAGCAGTGCCATGGAACCGATGCCGGTTCCACAGAACAGGAATCCCCTCAATCGGACTCATAGGGCATCTACGGGAGAAAAACTCATGAAAGTCGCCTTCACAACTTCCACGGGTACAACCATAGACGGGAACTTTCGCACCTCCAACAGCTTCTCGGTCTGGGATATCGGTAGCGACGAGTCGTATTACGTCACCAGTGTGAATATCCGGGCAGAGGCCGGCAGCGAGGACGACCGTATCGCAACGCGGGTCGAGGCGCTCCGGGAATGCGCCGTGGTTTTTGCCGCGCAGATCAATGGTCCTGCAGCGGCAAAGCTGATCGCCCGCAATATCCACCCTGTCAGGACCAAGGGGCCCATGGGGGTAGAGGAGGTCATCGGCAGGCTGCAGGAGGTGCTGAGGGAGAAGCCGGCCCCCTGGATGCGCAAGGCCCAGGCTGCGGACCTCCTGGCAGCGGCGGTCTGAGCGGGGTTTCCGGCGTTATTTCTTCCGTACTGCCGTCATGAAAGATTTGCCATGCAATCGGGGAGAGCAATCCCGCTTTGGGGTATCTGACGGGAACAGGTACCCGAGACGAAAAGAGACCATCATGAGAACAGTGCTGATGCTGGGAATGATCCTGGGTGTGCTCGGCGCCCTCCCCCGGGAGGGGGTGACGGCGGAACGGGAATTCGATGTGGAGGGGATACGGGTGACCGGCAAACGGCCTGACATGGAACCGGTCTACAGCCCGATTACGGTGCCAACGAGCGCCGCCGCCATGGTGGAGGAGTTCGATCGCGAAGAGATCCGTGCCACGGCAGCGGCCAACGTGTACGACATCGCCGCCCTCTCCCCCGGCGTCCGGCTGGAGTTCCAGGGGCGCCGGGGGATGAACACCCTGATGATGCGCGGCGGCGATACGGTGGGGGTGATCCTGGACGGGGTCTACCTTCCCTGGTCCCAGGCCTCCCGCATGCTGGCCCAGTTCCCGGTGGATGCCATCGAATCGGTGCGCATGGTGCGGGACAGCTCAGCCGTGACCCTTGGCCCCTTTGTGGCCATCTCCCCGGCCATGAGCCACGACAATGTACCCTCCGCCGGGCTGGGCAGTTCCAACCAGGGCTTCATGGTCATCACCACCAGGCGGGGTAAAGGCTTCGAGCTGGGCGGCAGCGCCGAATACGGCAGCCTGGATACCCGTTCGTTCCAGCTCTACCACGGCTATCGCCTGGGGGACTTCTCCTACCGCATGGCCGGCACCGCTTCCGGCACCAGCGGCCGCAGCGGCTGGAACAACGCCGCCAGCACCCTTTCCCTGCTGGTAAACGGCAATTACGACGGCCCGGCCCTGAAAGGGGACTTCATGGTCTACTACGCCGACGGCCGGCGCGAGATCCAGCGCGGCACCAGTGACAGCTACGCCTACACCTCCCGCTGGTACTACGACCCGCTGCAATCGCTGGACCTCTCACTCAACCTGCACAAGCAATGGAACGCGGTCCACACCACCTCCCTCTCCTACTCCCGGGGGCAGGTCACGGACCACGAGGTGCTGCAGGACGCCGCCAGCCCCACTGTCCCACCGGCCAGCTCCCAGCGGGACCAGTTGGACAGCCTGCACCTCTGGCATGTGGCGGCTACGGAGAAAAACCGCCTGGTCACGGGCTTCCAGGGGTTTGTCTGGAACAGCCCCACCGGCCAGTTCTTCTATCCGGGGGTGGCCCGCAAGGAAGATATCTTTTCCGGCTACATCCATGACGAGTACCGCCCCACCGGCCGCCTGACCATCGACGGCGGGGTCCGTGTGGACGCCAAGCTGATCGAAAAGGGCTCGGACAAATACGCCCCCACCTTGGCCTACAACAGGACGATCAGCAACCAATGGCAGGACCCGGCCATCAGCGTCTCCGTCGGCAGCTCCTTCAAACTGGACGAGGTGTACCGCCTGATGGGGCGGGTGGGATATTCGCGCCAGAACGCCGACACCTTCCTGGCCACTGTGGACAACAAGGACCCCGGCACGGAGCAGCGCTTCAAGTACGAGCTGGGGGCCGAGGCCGCCTGGCATCCCGGCTTCAACCCCGGCCTCACCCTGTTTCTGTACGACATCCGTAATTTCTCCTATGCCGCAACCACCGGGGGGGGCGTCAACAACGCCTACTACATCTACGACACCGCCGACGTCATCCGCGGAGGGATGGAGGCCACCGCCAGGGGGGAACTCCCCGGGGGCTTCGGCTACCATGCCGGCTATTCCTACATCACCACCAACCGCAGCGACACCAACCGGGCCATGCCTCACCACACCTTCTCCCTGCGGCTCTCGCACCAGGCCGGAGGGGTGGAGAGCAACCTGATCCTGAGCTACCTCGGCCCCTACGAGAACAATTTCCTGTCAGTGGGGGGCATATACCGACCGGTGGGCAACTACACCCGTCTGGACCTGAACGTCAGCTACCCCTTCACGGTACGCGCCGCCCGGCTCCGGGCCACCCTGTACGGCCGCAACATCCTGGACGAACGGTACGTCACCATTGCCGGCTGGCAGGATCAGGGCGCGGTCTGCGGCGGCAAGCTGGACGTGTCGTTCTAGGTGGCGTACCGCACCGTTCCCTCGGTCGCGGCGCGGCTGGTGATGCCGATTGATTACGTTCCGGAATAGCGACTCATCTGACCAATCCGAAAGGAGTTTTCATGAAGATCAGCCACATCATCGGCATCCTGGCAGTGGTGGCCCTGGGCCTTGCGGCATGCGGCGGCGGCGCGAGCAATTCCGGCGGCACTCCTCCGGCCAGCACACCGGTGGAACTGACGCCGGCCCAGGCCTGTTCCGGGGAAGCTACCCTGGATGATCAGTTGCGCTGCATGCTGCAGGTGGCGAAGATAGCCCCCATCGAGTCCGCCCCCAGTATACCGGACCCGCTCTACAACGCCGGCAACCTCCTGTTCAACAGCACCCTGCTGTCCGGTACCGGCACCGTCTCCTGCGCCTCCTGCCATCCCACCAACAACGCCGGCATGGACAAGCTCGCCCTGCACGCCAGCCTGCGCGGTTCTCCCAATCCCATCCACCGCAACACTCCGGACCTGGTGAACAAGCTGCTGGGGGGGAGAAAATTCCTCATGTGGGACGGCCGTATCGGCGTCAATGAAGACGGCAGTTTCTTTTCCCCGGCCGGCGACAAGCTCCCTGGCGGCCTGGACAATATGCTGGCGGTACAGGCCCTGTTCCCGCTGCTCTCCCGCAATGAGATGCTCGGTTATATCCCCGGCAGCGGCACCGGCACCGGTGAGAACGCCATTGCCGCCCTGGTGGGGGACCCGGTGGAGGCCAACCCCCAGCCGGTCTGGGATGCCATCATGGTCAAGGTGCGCGCCAACGCCACCATCTGGAACGCGCTCACCGCGGCATATCCGGCGGTGCCCCCGGCGCAGGTCGGCATCCAGCACGTGGCCAACGCCATTGCCGCTTTCGAAACCCGGCGCTGGAACGCATCGTCCCCTACGGCCAATTTTCACGGCTACCTGAAGAACACCCGGGACATGACCGACTCGGCCAAACGCGGCGGCATCCTGTTCCTCGGCAAGGCGGGCTGCTACCAGTGCCACAACGGACCGCTCTTTTCCGACCAGAAATCCCACAACCTGGCCGTGCCCCAGGTGGGACCCGGCTTCGGCTCCGGCTCAGGCGCAACTCCTCCCCAGGACAAGGGGCGCTTCGAAATTACCGGCAAGGACGCCGACACCTACGCCTTCATCACTCCATCCCTGTGGGAGGTCAAGGTAACGGGCCCATACCTGCACAACGGCGTGTACGCCACGCTGGAGCAGGCGGTACGCCATCACCTGGATGCCGCCGGCGCGGCCCGGGCATTCAGGTGCGCCAGCGATGCGCCGCTCCTGGGCACTACGCCGGTGCCGTGCAGTGACAGCACCACAGCACCGGCCCTGTACGACGACATGATCGCCCGTCTGGCGCCGGAGCTGCAGTCCCCCGTCACCCTCACCAACAACGAGGTGACGGACCTGCTGGCCTTCCTCAACCAGTTGAACAACGGGACCAACTGACGGCTCGCGCCGAACCAGCCCATACACGTCCAGGAGATCCACTTCCCAGCGCCGTGGCCGGAGGATCCTGAACCAATTGCCATTGTGAAAGGAGTTCACATGAAATCGGTACCCTTCCTCCGGTCGGCGCCCCGCCACCACCGCCACCCACTCTGCGGGCCGGCGACAGCCCTGCTGCTGATCGCCCTCGCAGCCATCCTGGCCGCCTGCAGCGGCGGCGATTCCTTCCCCGCCACCAAGGTCAGCGGCTCGGTGGTCGACGGCCCGATCAAGGGGGCCACCATCAAGGCCTTTGAGATCAAGAGCGGCAACACCCCGGATACAACGCCGCTGGCCACCGCAACCACGGCGGCCGACGGCAGCTACTCCCTCAACCTTGCAAACAACTACAGCGGCACCCTGGTCATCACCGCCACGGGGGGCTCCTACTGCGCCGGCAGCGACACGGCCCAGGTGGGGGGCGACAACACCTGCCCGGCCGGCACCACCCTGACCACGCTCGGCATACCGCTCATGACCATGGCCCAGGTCACCAACGGGAGCGCCGTGGCCACCGCCCACGTTACCCCGGTCTCCACCGCCGCCATGCCGCTGACCGCCACGGTCAACGCGGACGGCACGGTAAGCGGCACCCTGGTGAAGAGCGCCTTTGACAGCAACTTCGGCCTGATGTCGGGCGGCATGAGCCCCACGGACAGCCCGTCAAAGCTGAAGCCCATGATGGAACAGATCAACATGATGCAGTCCGTTGCCGGCGACAGGCATTCCCTGGCAACGGTGATCGGCACCATCAGGTCCGGCGCCATGGCCACGGTCATGACAAACTCAACGGCGACCAGCCCCTGCGCCAGCTTTTCCGTCAAGGCCGGGGGGAGCAACAGCCTGATGCCGGCCGACACCAGCACGGCCAAGGACCCGACCCTGCTGTACAACGGTACGGGGGGCGCCAAGACCAGCCAGGCCGGAACCACGAACAGTCCTTATTTCCAGGAGCGTACCGGCATCGACGTGGACACTCTCAAGGCGATCATGAATGACACAACGGTCCAGGACGTCAATGACGAGACCGTCAGCTATTACTCCGAGGTCTACGCCCCGGTCACCGTCACCGTGGGAACCGACTCCTACAAAGGGTACCGCCTGGCCGACGTGGTGGTACGCGCCACCAAGTTCCGCCCTCAGGACTACAACACCGGGGCCTTCGGCGTGACCACCGCCATCGTGGCCTTCGGAGCCAAGCCGGACGGCACCACCGCCGCCAGGACCGCGGCCTTCTCCTTCACCGAGCTGATCCGCACGGAAAACGGCGACAAGACCATCGTGGCCTATGAGAAGAACGGTGCGCCCCTGCCGGCCAGCGAAGGGGCCATGGCCATCATCGCCGGCAACGACGACGACAAGCTGCTGCGCAAGGTGCCGCGCCTGATGCAGATCCACGTGCGCAACGACTACGCAGCCACCTCCTATACGGTCAACAACACCGACCCAGCCCAGGCTGCCTTTCAGGTCACCGGTCAGGTGATGAACCCGGTCACCGTCACCGCCGGCACCCTGTCCGCCGCTTCCAGCCAGGGCTATTACGCGGTGGACAAGGTCGGCGACAAAGCGGCCGGCGCCTTTGACACCTATTATTTCCAGCAGTACGGCCCGCGCCATACGAACTACTGGTACGGCCAGGGCATTCGCCTGACCGACGTGCTCGACACCGCCGGGCTCCAGTATCCGGACGACAAGGGGGCCTGCTTCGTGGTGGTCACCAGCGCCAACAATCAGCCGGCCCTGTTCTCCTGCGGCGAGCTGTACAACTCCCCCGTGGGCCGGGGCGACGGCCTGGCCGGCACCGGCAACCGCAGTCGCCACAAGGGGGTGCTGATGGTCACCGACGACTTCCGTGCCGGCACCGGCGGTCCGGTGATGATGCAGTGCTGGGATTATGAGTCCTGCACCCTGCTCAATGCCGATGTGCCCACCAGCTACACCTCGGCCATGAATACCGGCGGGTCGCAGGTGAACACGCAGTTGATCGCCCTGGTTTCCACCGAGGACGACAAGCCGTTCCAGCCCCAGGGACGCTGGTTCCCCTACTCCAAGAAGGCCGACGGCAGCAACAGCTGCACCGGTCCGACCAACTGCATCCCCTGGGTGGACGTGGGTGAACGCTTGCAGCAGAACATCAAGTCCATGAAGGTCTCTTTTGCCGCCGGAACCGGCAACGGCACGGTTTCCGCCGGATCCTCCGACTCGGGCGGTTCAGGCGGCTCGGGCACGGGGGGCGGCACCGCCTCCAGCACGGTCTGCACCCACGACCAGGTCATGGCCGGCACCTGCGTCAAGAGCGATGGCAGCGCCTGCTCGCACCTTGACCTCATGGCCGGCACCACCTGCTATGTGCCGACTTCACCCACGGCCCGCCTGCTCTCCTGGCCGTGATAGGGTGACGTCAGGCTGATTCATCGGCGCCTGTCCGGTCCGGGTACCCGTCCGGACCGGGCAGGTTCATCTGTTCTTTGAGGAGAATCATCACATGATACGGATTTTCGTGCTGCTCGCTGCATTCCTGGTCGCTGCTGTTCTTCCGGCACATGCCCGGCAGATCATTGACATGACCGGCAGAAAGGTCACGGTACCGGACCGCATCACCAGGGTCTACAGCTCTTCCCCGCCGGGCACCTGGCTGCTCTATGCCGTAGACCCGTCGCTGCTGGCGGGCCTCAATTTCGCGCCCGGGGAACGGGAACAACGCTTCCTGCGCCCGGAGTTCGGGCGTCTGCCGGTCGTAGGAGGTGTGGTGGGACACGGGCGGGGGCTCAACATGGAGACCCTGCTGAAGATCAAACCGGACATCGTACTGGTGTGGGACTGGCAGCAGCAGGGGATTAACGGGCGATTCGAGGAGACTTTCCAGAAACTGGGCATTCCCACGGTCTACGTGCGGCTGGACTCCCTGGGCGACTATCCGGCCGCCTTCCGCTTCCTGGGGGAACTGCTGGACCGCCGGGAGCGGACCGACCGGCTGGAGCGCTACGCAGAGCAGGCCCTGAAGGATGTGGCAACGGCCGTGGGGCGCATCCCGGCCAATCAGCGGGTCAGCGTCTATTACGCCGAAGGTGACGAAGGCCTGGCCACCGAGCGGGAGGCCTCTTTTCACGCCGAACTGATTCCCCTGGCCGGCGGCCGCAACGTGCATCGGGGCGAGGCCCTGGACCACGTCGGCATGGAAACCGTCAGCCTGGAGCAGGTCATGCATTACAATCCCCAGGCCATTCTGGTGCAGGAGCGGGAGTTCTTTGCCCGGGTGCTGGCCGACCCCCGTTGGCAAGGAGTCAAGGGGGTGCGGGACAAACGGGTGTACCTGATACCCCGGCTGCCGTTCAACTGGTTCGACCGTCCCCCTTCGTTCATGCGCCTGCTGGGGCTCAAGTGGCTGGCCAATGCCCTCTATCCCCGGCAGTTTCCCCTGGACCTGGCCCGGGAAACCCGGGAGTTCTACCGGCTGTTCCTGGGCGTTTCTCTGGCCGACGCCGACCTGAAAGAGGTTCTGTCCCGGTGAGGCCGTTCCCGGTCGTTGTAGCGGGGATGGCCCTGGCCGTCATCATGCTGGTCTCTCTGGTAGTGGGCCGCTATGCCCTGCCCTTGGGCGACATCCTGGCCTATGTCTCCCATGCCCTTTCCGGCGGGGGCAGCTTGGGCCCCGAGCGTCTGGAGACCATCGGCAACCTGCTGCTGGAGATACGCCTGCCGCGCATTCTCACGGCAGCCCTGATCGGCGCGGCCCTGTCGGTGTCGGGGGCTGCCTTTCAGGCCATGTTCATCAACCCCCTGGTGTCCCCCTCGCTGCTGGGGGTTCTGGCTGGGGCCTCCTTTGGCGCGGCCCTGGGCATGGTGTTCTGCACCAACTGGTACGCGGTCCAGCTCGCCACCTTCCTGGGGGGCATCGCCGCCGTCGGCATCGCGGTAAGCATCGCCCGGGCCTACCGGAGCGGCGGTACCCTCATGCTGGTGCTGGGGGGCATCATCAGCGGCGCCCTGTTCTCAGCGCTGCTCTCCCTGGTCAAATACGTCTCAGACCCCTACAACCAGCTCCCGGCCATTGTCTACTGGCTGATGGGCAATATGGCCCTGGCGGACCGGGCTACGGTGACCAGGGCCGGCCTGCCGATCCTGGCCGGCATCGCTTGTCTGATATTCATGGGCCGGCATCTGGACGTACTCAGCATGGGGGACGAGGAGGCTCGCGCCCTGGGGGTCAATACCGGACTGGTCCGCACGGTGGTGATCGTCTGTGCCACCCTGGTCAGCACCCTGACAGTCGTGCTGGCCGGCATCATCGGTTGGGTGGGGCTGGTCATCCCGCACCTGGTCCGCATGGCAGCCGGCCCGGACAACCGGACCCTGCTGCCGGTCAGTGCCCTGGCCGGAGCTGCCTACCTGGTGCTGGCGGACGACGTGTCGCGGCTGGCCTTTGCCTTTGAGATCCCGATCGGCATTGTCACCGCCCTGATGGGCATTCCTTTTTTCGTACTGGTGCTGAAGAACGCCCGGAAAGGGTGGCAGTGATGGCGCTCTTCAGCCTGGAGCGGCTGTCCTTCGCCTATGGCAGCCATGCGGTGCTCGGCGAGGTGACGTTCGACCTCGACGCGGGCGGCATCGTGGCCCTGCTGGGGCCGAACGGCAGCGGCAAGACCACCCTGCTCAAGCTGATGCTGGGGCTGCTCAGGCCGTCCCACGGCACCATCCGCCTCGACGGCCGGGACATCCGGGACATTCCCCAGCGGGAGCTGGCTTGCTCGGTGGCCTATGTGCCGCAGGTGCACAAGGAATCCTTTGCCTACCTGGTGTCGGACGTGGTGCTGATGGGGCGCATGCCGCACACCCGGTTGTTCTCCGCCTACGGCGCCCACGACCGCCGCATCGCCCGCGAAGCCATGGAAAAGCTGGGGATCGAACACCTGGCAGGACGCCCCTACACCGAGGTGAGCGGCGGCGAGCGGCAGCTGACCCTCATTGCCAGGGCCATGGCCCAAGGGGCCCGCACCTTTGTCATGGACGAACCGACCAACGGTCTGGACTACGGCAACCAGGTCTGCCTGCTGGAGCGCCTTTCCTCGCTCTCGCAAGAGGGCTGCACCTTTATCTTCTCAACCCACCATCCCGATCATGCTCTGGCCGTGGCAAGCCGGGTGATCATGCTCCACCGGGGAACGGTCCTGCGCGACGGACCGGCGGAAAGGGCCATTTGCGGGGAAAGCCTGCAAGAGCTGTACGGTATCGAGGTCCGCATGGCAGCGGTCGGGGGAGGGGTCACGGTCTGCGTGCCTGCCATCCGCAGGACATGAACCGGCATCAACCGGCTCCATGAATCCCTGCCCTGCACAGTCTCAGCAGGACTCCGTCTCCACCTGTTCCAGCAGCGCCAGCGCCTCGTGGTCGTCATGTTCTTCGAACAGTTCGCGGATGTTGTTGATGTAGGAATGCACCAGGAACAATTCATCCAGGTGTCGGCCGCTGTTCAGGTCCGGATTGGCCGCCAGGGCCAGTTTTTCCTTGTAGCGCTCCCAGAAGGCGTTGGTCAGGTCAGGGTCGTCGATGTAACGCCGCAGCATGGCCACTATCCTTCGGGCGTTACCGTCGCCGTCGATCCCCTTGAAGGTCACGTAGCGGTCGATTGTGGTGTCTTTCATCCCATGTTCTCCTCAATGCGCTCCAGTTTCAGCGCAAAGGTCAGATCCAGTCCGGCCAGGGGATGGTTGCCGTCCAGAGTTACCGTGGTCGCATCCACATCGCAGACCACCATCGTGCGTTCCTGCCCATTTTTGAACCCGATGCTGAGTTTTTGACCGGCCCTGATCTCTCTTTCGGCAGGGAACAGAGT belongs to Geobacter sp. SVR and includes:
- a CDS encoding NifB/NifX family molybdenum-iron cluster-binding protein yields the protein MKVAFTTSTGTTIDGNFRTSNSFSVWDIGSDESYYVTSVNIRAEAGSEDDRIATRVEALRECAVVFAAQINGPAAAKLIARNIHPVRTKGPMGVEEVIGRLQEVLREKPAPWMRKAQAADLLAAAV
- a CDS encoding cytochrome-c peroxidase; this translates as MKISHIIGILAVVALGLAACGGGASNSGGTPPASTPVELTPAQACSGEATLDDQLRCMLQVAKIAPIESAPSIPDPLYNAGNLLFNSTLLSGTGTVSCASCHPTNNAGMDKLALHASLRGSPNPIHRNTPDLVNKLLGGRKFLMWDGRIGVNEDGSFFSPAGDKLPGGLDNMLAVQALFPLLSRNEMLGYIPGSGTGTGENAIAALVGDPVEANPQPVWDAIMVKVRANATIWNALTAAYPAVPPAQVGIQHVANAIAAFETRRWNASSPTANFHGYLKNTRDMTDSAKRGGILFLGKAGCYQCHNGPLFSDQKSHNLAVPQVGPGFGSGSGATPPQDKGRFEITGKDADTYAFITPSLWEVKVTGPYLHNGVYATLEQAVRHHLDAAGAARAFRCASDAPLLGTTPVPCSDSTTAPALYDDMIARLAPELQSPVTLTNNEVTDLLAFLNQLNNGTN
- a CDS encoding SDR family NAD(P)-dependent oxidoreductase → MADTGKTAIVTGGSQGIGAGLVKAFMERGYNVVANSRNISRSGAFKESDRLALVDGNIAEAATAAKIAEAATSKFGSIDALINNAGIFFSKRFTDYTVEDLRSLVSVNIESFLFISQLSIKQMVAQGTGGSIVNITSTMVNHPIAGIHASVPMITKGGLEAVTRSLAMEYAKQAIRVNAVAPGVVDTPMHKDDPKDFLKTLQPMGQISDVKDVVDAVVYLSEAGQVTGVVLHVDGGAHVGKW
- a CDS encoding TonB-dependent siderophore receptor, with product MRTVLMLGMILGVLGALPREGVTAEREFDVEGIRVTGKRPDMEPVYSPITVPTSAAAMVEEFDREEIRATAAANVYDIAALSPGVRLEFQGRRGMNTLMMRGGDTVGVILDGVYLPWSQASRMLAQFPVDAIESVRMVRDSSAVTLGPFVAISPAMSHDNVPSAGLGSSNQGFMVITTRRGKGFELGGSAEYGSLDTRSFQLYHGYRLGDFSYRMAGTASGTSGRSGWNNAASTLSLLVNGNYDGPALKGDFMVYYADGRREIQRGTSDSYAYTSRWYYDPLQSLDLSLNLHKQWNAVHTTSLSYSRGQVTDHEVLQDAASPTVPPASSQRDQLDSLHLWHVAATEKNRLVTGFQGFVWNSPTGQFFYPGVARKEDIFSGYIHDEYRPTGRLTIDGGVRVDAKLIEKGSDKYAPTLAYNRTISNQWQDPAISVSVGSSFKLDEVYRLMGRVGYSRQNADTFLATVDNKDPGTEQRFKYELGAEAAWHPGFNPGLTLFLYDIRNFSYAATTGGGVNNAYYIYDTADVIRGGMEATARGELPGGFGYHAGYSYITTNRSDTNRAMPHHTFSLRLSHQAGGVESNLILSYLGPYENNFLSVGGIYRPVGNYTRLDLNVSYPFTVRAARLRATLYGRNILDERYVTIAGWQDQGAVCGGKLDVSF
- the lexA gene encoding transcriptional repressor LexA — encoded protein: MTTYACQAQKEITQRQRQVLQFIISYSDNKGFPPSQRDIAKHLNVSGTLPVMRHLDALERKGYIRRESVNRGITLTTHQSRNISLPVVGTVRAGQLSTAIEDIQGYFSVDQVAVKGDGCFFLRVRGDSMISAGIFEGDLVLVRPQQNADNREIVVAMVDGEATVKRFFREDGYIRLQPENPDMEPIVVRPEDGEVNIVGKVIGVYRQL